The following proteins are encoded in a genomic region of Cydia strobilella chromosome 19, ilCydStro3.1, whole genome shotgun sequence:
- the LOC134749847 gene encoding CDP-diacylglycerol--inositol 3-phosphatidyltransferase, translating to MPETQENIFLFVPNIIGFARVILAIISFYYMPTHCVFAVICYVTSALLDAVDGHAARFFNQSTKFGGMLDQLTDRAGTAGLMMTLATFYPKYTFWFQISMAIDITCHWLYLHSVTVQGKASHKLIDMSGNPVMRLYYTNKNVLFFMCAGNEAFYAALYVMYFYTGPTVLGIGLYKLIALVSMPVAVVKAAISVLHGIVASINIASLDCAERAAAAQKQDKAN from the exons ATGCCAGAAACTCAAGAAAACATATTTCTCTTTGTTCCCAATATCATTG GATTCGCCAGGGTCATCTTGGCTATCATATCCTTCTATTATATGCCGACGCATTGCGTCTTCGCGGTGATTTGCTACGTGACCTCAGCGCTGCTGGACGCCGTGGATGGCCATGCCGCGCGGTTCTTTAATCAGA GTACCAAGTTTGGAGGAATGTTAGACCAGCTAACTGACCGCGCTGGCACTGCAGGCCTCATGATGACCCTCGCCACTTTCTACCCCAAGTACACCTTCTGGTTCCAAATCTCCATGGCCATTGACATCACTTGCCACTGGCTCTACCTGCACTCGGTGACTGTCCAGGGCAAGGCATCGCACAAGCTGATTGACATGTCTGGTAACCCCGTCATGCGGCTGTACTATACCAACAAGAATGTACTTTTCTTCATGTGTGCCGGCAATGAAGCATTCTATGCGGCTCTCTATGTTATGTACTTCTACACTGGCCCTACAG TTCTCGGAATCGGCCTATACAAGCTCATTGCTCTAGTCTCCATGCCGGTGGCAGTGGTGAAGGCGGCCATCTCCGTCCTCCACGGCATCGTAGCGTCCATCAACATCGCCTCGCTCGACTGCGCCGAGCGCGCCGCGGCCGCCCAGAAGCAGGACAAAGCTAATTAA
- the LOC134749846 gene encoding T-complex protein 1 subunit zeta, giving the protein MAAISLLNPKAEFARAAQALAVNISAAKGIQDVMKTNLGPKGTMKMLVSGAGDIKITKDGNVLLHEMQIQHPTASLIARASTTQDDATGDGTTSTVLLIGELLKQADIYISEGLHPRILTEGFDVARNKALEILETMKVPIEIKRENLLDVVRTSLKTKVHASLAEVLTDACVDAVLAIRTPGKPVDLHMVELMEMQHKTATETTLVRGLVLDHGARHPDMPKRVENAYILTCNVSLEYEKTEVNSGFFYKSAEDREKLVAAERDFIDQRVQKIIALKKKVCDGTDKTFVVINQKGVDPLSLDAFAKEGIVALRRAKRRNMERLALACGGQAMNSVDDLQPEHLGYAGLVYEHILGENKFTFVEECKNPQSVTILIKGPNKHTLAQIKDAIRDGLRAINNTIEDKAVIPGAAAFEIKANVELQKFKDTVKGKARLGIQAYAEALLIIPKTLAINSGYDAQDTIVKLQEESRLSPDPIGLDLSTGEAIKPMDLGIVDNYIVKKQILNSCSVIASNLLLVDEIMRAGMSSLKG; this is encoded by the exons ATGGCTGCTATCAGTTTGTTAAATCCTAAAGCTGAATTTGCAAGGGCGGCCCAGGCTTTAGCCGTAAACATATCAGCCGCAAAAGGTATCCAAGATGTCATGAAAACTAACCTCGGCCCTAAGGGAACAATGAAAAT GTTGGTATCAGGTGCCGGAGACATCAAGATCACAAAGGACGGCAATGTGCTGCTCCATGAGATGCAGATCCAGCACCCGACAGCATCGCTGATTGCGCGCGCCTCGACCACACAGGACGACGCTACGGGTGATGGCACCACATCCACGGTGCTGCTTATTGGAGAACTGTTAAAGCAAGCTGATATTTATATTAGTGAAG gACTCCACCCTAGGATTCTAACAGAAGGTTTTGATGTTGCTCGCAATAAGGCGCTGGAAATTTTAGAAACCATGAAGGTCCCCATTGAGATCAAGCGTGAAAACTTGCTGGATGTTGTCCGCACATCCTTGAAGACTAAG GTACACGCCAGTCTCGCCGAGGTGTTGACAGACGCCTGCGTGGACGCGGTGCTGGCTATCCGCACGCCCGGCAAGCCCGTCGACCTGCACATGGTGGAGCTCATGGAGATGCAGCACAAGACCGCCACCGAGACCACGCTCGTCAGAG GTCTCGTGTTAGACCACGGCGCGCGTCACCCCGACATGCCCAAGCGCGTGGAGAACGCCTACATCCTCACCTGCAACGTGTCGTTGGAGTACGAGAAGACGGAGGTCAACTCCGGCTTCTTCTACAAGTCGGCCGAGGACCGCGAGAAGCTGGTCGCCGCCGAGAGGGACTTCATCGACCAGAGGGTCCAGAAg ATTATCGCCCTAAAGAAGAAAGTATGCGACGGCACGGACAAGACGTTCGTCGTCATCAACCAGAAGGGCGTGGACCCGCTGTCGCTGGACGCCTTCGCCAAGGAGGGCATCGTGGCGCTCCGCCGCGCCAAGCGCCGCAACATGGAGCGCCTCGCGCTCGCCTGCGGCGGACAAGCCATGAACTCCGTCGACGACCTGCAGCCGGAGCACCTCGGGTACGCCGGGCTCGTCTACGAGCACATCCTCGGTGAAAACAAGTTCACTTTCGTCGAGGAGTGCAAGAACCCGCAATCCGTCACCATTCTCATCAAGGGACCGAACAAGCACACGCTGGCTCAAATCAAGGATGCTATCCGCGATGGTCTTCGCGCTATCAACAACACTATTGAAGACAAGGCGGTGATCCCCGGCGCTGCCGCCTTTGAAATAAAAGCTAATGTTGAACTGCAGAAGTTCAAAGACACCGTTAAAGGAAAGGCTCGTCTCGGCATCCAGGCTTACGCGGAAGCCTTACTCATTATTCCCAAAACTCTAGCGATCAACTCCGGATACGACGCGCAAGATACCATCGTGAAACTGCAAGAGGAGTCGCGCTTGAGCCCCGACCCGATTGGATTAGACCTGAGCACCGGAGAGGCCATCAAGCCTATGGATCTTGGCATTGTGGACAACTACATTGTCAAGAAGCAAATCCTGAATTCCTGCTCCGTGATCGCCAGCAACCTGCTCCTCGTCGACGAGATCATGAGAGCTGGCATGAGCAGCCTCAAGGGATAA
- the LOC134749845 gene encoding protein unc-45 homolog B, with protein MGVHSEEAETYKNKGNESYNAENYEEAIGYYSKAVDFSEKDSRDHATYLKNRAAAYLKTKEYDKVVKDCDEALSIVPEDPKALFRRAQALESLEKFEEAYRDAKAVFTVEPTNKAIQPVLARLHAIVQERARHAAQTGNKVEQMFKLVFDVAEDKEKREKAMANLVVLAKENSGANIMFNNGVVQKIQKLLKVEKNQDIYTNAIRVISQLCKGNVERTKNIIKIVGIPWILEIIDSNVEERVSAAQYCLQVILNTFTGMDTKKDSKPDTKLCEEYKSEIDTLLSCLTYSITNRVITGEARDAIMELIMRNCHYTAINWAERFVEIKGLERLLEVCSELEEYKYESAMNITNSSRTIAAACLARIYENMYYDQAREKFNSHVDEFVRDKLLAPDLESKVRVTVAITSLLRGPLDVGNYIISKEGIMEMILVMAQTEDPLQQKVSCECLIAAASKKDKARAIIDKGVDILKKLYQSKDDSVRVRALVGLCKIGSFGGDDASIRPFAEGSTKKLAEACRRFLVNPAKDKDMRKWAAEGLSYLTLDADVKEKLVEDKPALQSLIELAKTGDQSCLYGVVTTLVNLCNAYDKQEVLPEMLELAKFAKHHVPEQHELDDQDFVNKRLTILAKAGVTSGLVALAKTESHNSRELISRVFNAICNLQELRGIVVQQGGAKVLIPMALEGTDKGKKQASQALARIGITINPEVAFPGQRNLEVIRPLVALLHPDCSALENFEALMALCNLAGMNETTRNGILKEGGLAKIEHYLYEDHAMLIRAATQCICNLLQSEDVLKSYEGNNDKTKYLYILCQEEDQDTVMAAAGALCILTSVSKVCCRKLLDVGPWLDTLKCLLANPISEIQYRGTYIVLNIINGDRDIAARIFETEVMEILMALTKIENPEQTRIKEYAQKCLDAAEKLGVIRKPDENFGKKPPVEEIDEEEPEDEPKK; from the coding sequence ATGGGTGTACATAGTGAAGAAGCTGAAACTTACAAGAATAAGGGCAACGAGTCCTACAATGCCGAAAACTACGAAGAGGCTATCGGATACTACAGTAAGGCGGTTGATTTTTCCGAGAAAGACAGCCGGGACCACGCGACTTACCTAAAAAATCGTGCGGCCGCTTATCTCAAGACGAAGGAGTATGATAAGGTAGTGAAGGACTGCGATGAGGCTCTAAGCATCGTGCCAGAAGATCCTAAGGCTTTGTTTCGACGGGCGCAGGCGCTAGAAAGTTTAGAAAAGTTTGAGGAGGCATACAGAGATGCGAAGGCGGTGTTTACGGTGGAGCCGACGAACAAGGCGATTCAGCCCGTCCTGGCGCGGCTGCATGCCATAGTGCAGGAGCGCGCGCGCCATGCCGCGCAGACCGGCAACAAAGTTGAACAGATGTTCAAACTGGTGTTTGATGTAGCAGAAGATAAAGAAAAACGTGAAAAAGCTATGGCTAATTTGGTTGTGCTGGCAAAAGAAAACTCAGGTGCTAACATTATGTTCAACAACGGAGTGGTTCAGAAAATACAAAAGCTATTAAAGGTTGAGAAGAATCAAGACATCTATACAAATGCTATCCGGGTTATCAGTCAACTCTGCAAGGGCAATGTTGAGAGAACAAAAAACATTATCAAAATTGTGGGCATTCCATGGATCTTGGAAATAATTGACAGTAATGTTGAGGAGCGGGTTAGTGCAGCACAGTATTGTTTACAAGTGATTCTGAACACATTCACCGGCATGGATACTAAGAAGGACAGCAAGCCAGATACCAAATTGTGTGAAGAATATAAGAGTGAAATTGACACGCTACTCAGTTGCTTGACATACTCCATAACTAACAGAGTAATTACTGGTGAAGCGAGAGATGCCATCATGGAGCTGATTATGAGAAACTGTCACTACACAGCAATTAACTGGGCTGAAAGATTTGTTGAAATTAAAGGCTTGGAGAGACTATTAGAAGTGTGCAGTGAACTTGAAGAGTACAAATATGAATCAGCCATGAACATCACTAATTCCTCAAGAACCATTGCCGCTGCCTGCTTAGCAAGGATATATGAGAACATGTACTATGACCAAGCAAGAGAAAAGTTCAATAGCCATGTTGATGAATTTGTCAGGGACAAACTGCTTGCACCTGACCTAGAGTCCAAAGTCAGAGTGACAGTAGCCATCACATCACTACTCAGAGGGCCTCTTGATGTTGGCAATTACATTATTTCAAAGGAAGGCATCATGGAAATGATTTTGGTCATGGCCCAAACTGAGGACCCTCTTCAGCAAAAAGTGTCATGTGAATGTCTGATTGCTGCTGCTTCCAAGAAAGACAAAGCTAGAGCCATCATTGACAAAGGAGTAGACATACTTAAGAAACTATACCAGAGTAAGGATGATTCTGTCCGGGTCAGAGCCTTGGTGGGACTCTGCAAAATTGGCAGTTTTGGTGGAGATGATGCTTCTATCCGGCCATTTGCTGAAGGTTCAACTAAGAAGTTAGCAGAGGCTTGCAGAAGATTCCTAGTCAATCCTGCAAAAGACAAGGACATGAGGAAATGGGCTGCAGAAGGCCTGTCTTATCTTACTCTTGATGCAGACGTGAAGGAAAAGTTAGTGGAAGACAAACCTGCCCTACAATCTCTAATTGAATTGGCCAAAACTGGAGACCAATCATGCCTGTATGGTGTAGTCACTACCCTAGTGAACTTATGTAATGCTTATGACAAGCAGGAGGTCCTACCTGAAATGTTAGAATTAGCAAAGTTTGCCAAACATCATGTGCCAGAGCAACATGAATTAGATGACCAAGACTTTGTAAACAAAAGATTAACAATCTTAGCCAAAGCTGGAGTGACATCTGGCTTAGTAGCTCTTGCCAAAACAGAGAGTCATAACTCcagggaactgatatcaagagTATTTAATGCTATCTGCAACCTGCAAGAATTGAGAGGCATTGTGGTGCAGCAGGGTGGAGCTAAAGTGTTGATACCAATGGCTTTGGAAGGCACTGACAAAGGGAAGAAACAGGCTTCTCAGGCTTTAGCAAGAATTGGGATCACCATCAATCCAGAAGTAGCTTTCCCTGGACAGAGGAATCTGGAAGTTATCAGACCCTTGGTGGCTCTACTTCATCCAGACTGCAGTGCTTTAGAGAATTTTGAGGCTCTGATGGCCCTTTGCAACTTGGCAGGAATGAATGAAACCACCAGGAACGGGATATTGAAGGAGGGAGGCCTGGCTAAAATTGAACACTATTTGTATGAAGATCATGCAATGCTCATAAGGGCAGCCACACAGTGCATCTGTAATTTGCTCCAGTCTGAAGATGTCCTCAAATCCTATGAAGGAAACAATGATAAAACGAAATATCTCTACATCTTGTGTCAAGAGGAAGATCAAGACACAGTTATGGCTGCCGCTGGAGCATTGTGTATTCTTACTTCAGTGAGCAAGGTCTGCTGTAGGAAGCTTTTGGATGTAGGACCCTGGCTAGACACACTAAAGTGCTTGCTAGCCAATCCTATCTCTGAGATTCAGTACAGAGGCACCTACATAGTTCTGAATATTATAAATGGGGACCGTGACATCGCTGCTAGGATTTTTGAAACGGAAGTAATGGAAATCTTGATGGCCTTGACTAAAATAGAGAATCCAGAACAAACTAGGATTAAGGAGTATGCTCAGAAGTGCTTGGATGCTGCAGAAAAGCTGGGCGTCATAAGGAAGCCTGACGAAAACTTTGGAAAAAAGCCGCCTGTAGAGGAAATAGATGAAGAGGAGCCTGAGGATgaaccaaaaaaataa
- the LOC134750004 gene encoding MOG interacting and ectopic P-granules protein 1-like encodes MSISTATDDRTEGDDDTSQGSHPKEDSSDSENEIEENENEPQEQQNGVCPSPEVHEITSDDDDDCMVTNEDIGENEDDESSNSSTDSNDSSSDSQDSNKAMEEKENETKIENGDDESDIEEVSIEDPLNQAQNKTKPIVISDTKSLVELAAKQNRPNDAEQKEPTVVIIDTNSILSGKGATPAQTKPPSTSAMDAQNLCQSIAARGTTITPVSCKSSNSTNTPSTQNATPTPQTNILPSLTDDMFVVEAPSFIVPYVYEKPSIQPFREFVDKLGKELEDIKLKEEQEKAKKKEAEKERKEKERQERIERGEEVSEEESQESKSAEEEPPKEKKEKKQKRKREDDDDSWDGESSDSEMSDDDTIVIKNKDDPITEVNDGMGLTAKGLSGKKDSYFDCTLGQFFINIGLNLVQEYVQTDLLKQQNRKLYKEKKSGRSTKATESAITSLTQNLEFSKKTNAPFALKQIRCEFCSFKTESMLVMSHHLEAPHMKNNIYKCNTCAFEIRSPHDILFHMEAEHNIRGRLERAPAYQQCANCHFEDNSKTKLARHLIACAKKFKPEFNLGPPLEWEPPAKIPKLRARNNVGSAYPTNVNRVQAGNSIMGRPPLMGGPGLAQMPTLGRPRGRPPLAGARGAPLPGAPLIRGGVMIMHNQPSTIATISNYPIGNNQVNNSTPKISITPLPRAPQPSSSAAPNSKATFVICEICDGYIKDLEQLRNHMQWIHKVKIHPKMIYNRPPLNCQKCQFRFFTDQGLERHLLGSHGLVTSSMQEAANKGKDAGRCPVCGRVYQWKLLSHVARDHNMALKPAHLSYKCTVCTATFGMYKQFENHVYSAHSVVAKRVMDKSKAAPPAANSDPLLKPLKISDEITIIPQPAKSSVTITAKGK; translated from the exons ATGTCGATATCTACTGCTACAG ATGACCGCACAGAAGGTGATGATGATACTTCACAAGGAAGCCACCCAAAAGAAGACAGCAGTGATTCTGAGAATGAAATTGAAGAGAATGAAAATGAACCCCAGGAGCAGCAGAATGGAGTATGCCCCAGCCCAGAGGTTCATGAGATCAccagtgatgatgatgatgactgcaTGGTTACCAATGAAGACATCGGGGAAAATGAAGATGACGAGTCGTCCAATTCAAGTACCGACTCAAATGACAGCTCAAGTGATTCCCAGGACAGTAACAAAGCTATGGAAGAAAAAGAGAATGAAACAAAAATTGAAAATGGTGATGATGAATCTGATATAGAAGAAGTCTCCATTGAGGACCCTCTCAATCAAGCACAGAACAAAACCAAACCTATTGTGATCAGTGACACAAAAAGTCTGGTTGAACTGGCCGCTAAACAAAACAGACCAAATGATGCAGAACAAAAAGAGCCTACAGTTGTTATCATTGATACTAATTCCATCTTGTCTGGAAAAGGTGCCACGCCCGCTCAAACAAAGCCGCCTTCCACCTCAGCCATGGATGCCCAGAACTTGTGCCAAAGCATTGCGGCTCGAGGAACTACAATCACCCCAGTTAGCTGCAAAAGCAGTAATTCGACAAATACCCCATCCACTCAAAATGCTACTCCCACCCCACAAACCAACATACTGCCTTCCCTAACAGATGACATGTTTGTAGTGGAGGCTCCTTCATTCATTGTACCATATGTATACGAAAAACCATCAATTCAACCATTTAGAGAATTTGTAGACAAGCTTGGTAAAGAGCTAGAAGACATCAAACTCAAAGAGGAACAGGAGAAAGCAAAGAAAAAAGAAGCagaaaaggaaagaaaagaaaaggagAGACAAGAAAGAATAGAGCGGGGTGAAGAAGTTTCCGAAGAGGAAAGTCAGGAATCCAAGAGTGCCGAAGAAGAACCTCCAAaggaaaagaaagaaaagaagcaGAAACGAAAAcgtgaagatgatgatgactcaTGGGATGGTGAGTCATCTGACTCAGAAATGAGTGATGATGACACCATagtcattaaaaataaagatgatCCCATAACCGAAGTTAATGATGGAATGGGATTAACAGCAAAAGGACTCTCTGGTAAAAAAGACAGCTACTTTGATTGCACTCTAGGTCAGTTCTTCATCAACATTGGACTTAACCTAGTCCAAGAGTATGTACAAACTGACCTCTTGAAGCAACAGAATCGTAAACTTtacaaagagaaaaaatccgGACGAAGTACAAAAGCTACAGAATCTGCTATCACCTCACTCACTCAAAATCTAGAATTTAGTAAGAAAACTAATGCTCCCTTTGCACTTAAACAGATTAGATGTgaattttgtagttttaagaCAGAATCTATGCTTGTTATGTCACACCACTTGGAAGCACCTCACATGAAGAACAATATTTACAAGTGCAACACTTGCGCGTTCGAGATTCGCAGTCCTCACGACATCTTGTTCCATATGGAGGCCGAGCATAATATACGTGGACGGCTAGAACGCGCGCCCGCCTACCAGCAGTGCGCCAACTGCCACTTCGAGGACAACAGCAAGACCAAGCTCGCGCGGCATCTCATTGCCTGTGCCAAGAAATTCAAGCCAGAGTTCAACCTCGGACCCCCATTAGAATGGGAGCCTCCTGCGAAAATACCCAAGCTGCGAGCGCGGAACAACGTAGGTTCTGCTTACCCAACGAACGTAAATAGAGTGCAGGCTGGGAACAGCATCATGGGTAGACCGCCACTAATGGGTGGTCCAGGGCTAGCACAAATGCCAACTCTGGGCCGACCACGCGGCCGCCCGCCACTggcaggcgcgcgcggcgccccaCTGCCCGGCGCCCCCCTCATTCGCGGCGGCGTCATGATCATGCACAACCAACCCTCAACCATCGCCACTATCTCCAACTATCCCATCGGAAACAACCAAGTCAACAACTCCACTCCCAAAATATCCATCACCCCACTCCCTCGCGCGCCGCAGCCCTCTTCCTCGGCCGCCCCCAACTCGAAGGCCACTTTTGTAATCTGTGAGATTTGTGATGGCTACATCAAAGACTTGGAGCAGCTAAGGAACCACATGCAATGGATCCACAAAGTGAAAATCCATCCTAAGATGATTTATAACCGGCCACCTCTGAACTGCCAGAAGTGTCAATTCAGGTTTTTCACAGACCAGGGTCTGGAGCGGCATTTGCTGGGCTCGCACGGGCTGGTGACCAGCTCAATGCAGGAGGCTGCCAACAAGGGCAAGGATGCAGGCCGCTGTCCTGTCTGTGGGCGCGTGTACCAGTGGAAGCTGCTCAGCCATGTGGCCCGCGACCACAACATGGCGCTCAAACCTGCCCACCTATCCTACAAGTGCACAGTCTGCACTGCTACATTCGGGATGTACAAGCAGTTTGAAAACCACGTGTATTCGGCTCACAGCGTGGTCGCCAAGCGTGTCATGGACAAGAGCAAAGCGGCCCCACCGGCAGCAAACTCTGACCCACTCCTGAAGCCACTGAAGATTAGTGACGAGATAACGATCATCCCGCAGCCGGCCAAGTCGAGCGTGACCATCACCGCCAAGGGCAAATAG